The following are encoded together in the Glycine max cultivar Williams 82 chromosome 8, Glycine_max_v4.0, whole genome shotgun sequence genome:
- the LOC100814412 gene encoding DNA damage-repair/toleration protein DRT100 codes for MAWHSFLLLATAILAVVCSAVSGCSPSDRAALLAFRKALSEPYLGLFNSWTGSNCCLDWYGISCDATTGRVTDINLRGESEDPIFEKAGRSGYMTGKLSEAICGIDTLTTLVVADWKDIAGEIPTCVTALPSLRILDLIGNKLSGEIPADVGKLSRLTVLNLADNALSGKIPASITQLGSLKHLDLSNNQLCGEIPEDFGNLGMLSRMLLSRNQLTGKIPVSVSKIYRLADLDLSANRLSGSVPFELGTMPVLSTLNLDSNSLEGLIPSSLLSNGGMGILNLSRNGFEGSIPDVFGSHSYFMALDLSFNNLKGRVPSSLASAKFIGHLDLSHNHLCGSIPLGAPFDHLEASSFTSNDCLCGNPLKTC; via the coding sequence ATGGCTTGGCACTCGTTCCTCTTATTAGCGACGGCCATTCTCGCCGTTGTGTGCTCCGCCGTGAGCGGTTGCTCGCCATCGGATAGGGCGGCGCTGCTGGCCTTCCGGAAGGCGCTGAGCGAGCCCTACCTTGGCCTCTTCAACTCGTGGACGGGCTCCAACTGCTGCCTCGACTGGTACGGCATCAGCTGCGACGCCACCACCGGCCGCGTCACCGACATCAACCTCCGCGGGGAGTCCGAAGACCCCATCTTCGAGAAAGCCGGTCGCTCCGGCTACATGACCGGAAAACTCTCAGAGGCGATCTGCGGCATCGACACCCTCACCACCCTCGTCGTCGCTGATTGGAAAGACATTGCCGGGGAGATCCCCACCTGCGTCACCGCGCTTCCCTCCCTCCGCATCCTCGACCTCATAGGGAACAAGCTCTCCGGCGAGATCCCGGCCGACGTGGGGAAACTCTCACGTCTAACCGTCCTGAACCTGGCCGACAACGCCCTAAGCGGCAAAATTCCAGCGTCCATCACCCAGCTGGGCTCACTCAAACACCTGGACCTCAGCAATAATCAGCTCTGCGGCGAGATTCCGGAAGACTTCGGGAATCTGGGCATGCTGAGCCGCATGTTGCTGAGCCGGAACCAGCTAACCGGTAAAATACCAGTTTCTGTCTCCAAGATTTACCGGCTTGCGGACTTAGACTTATCCGCAAACCGGTTATCCGGTTCTGTCCCGTTCGAACTCGGGACAATGCCGGTTCTATCCACACTGAATTTGGATAGTAACTCTTTAGAGGGCTTAATTCCTTCGAGTTTGTTGAGTAATGGGGGTATGGGCATTTTGAACCTTAGTCGAAACGGGTTTGAAGGCTCCATACCCGATGTGTTCGGGTCACACTCGTATTTCATGGCTTTGGATTTGTCTTTCAATAATTTAAAGGGTCGGGTACCCTCTTCGTTGGCTTCGGCTAAGTTTATCGGGCATTTGGATCTTAGCCATAACCATTTGTGTGGATCCATTCCTCTCGGAGCACCCTTCGATCACCTCGAAGCGTCGTCGTTTACTAGCAATGATTGCTTGTGTGGGAACCCCTTGAAGACTTGCTAG